The Blautia obeum ATCC 29174 region CCATAGGAAATACACTGAGATCCTGATCGATCCAGCAATCCAGTACTACAGGTTCGTCCATAGCCAGTGCCTTACGGATCGCCGGCTCTACTTCTTCCATCTTCGTGACACGGAATGCTTTCGCTCCCATGCCCTCAGATATTTTCACAAAATCCACGGCATCGTCAAGAACGGTGTGTGAATATCTGTGGTCATAGAATAAGGTCTGCCACTGACGTACCATACCCAGCACATGATTGTTCATAACAATCTGTAAAAGCTGTTTATGGCAACGTACTGCTGTCGCGATTTCATTCATGTTCATTCTGAAACAGCCATCGCCGGCAATGTTGACAACTGTTTTGTCCGGTCTCCCCATCTTTGCACCAATCGCAGCTCCAAGTCCGTATCCCATTGTTCCGAGACCACCGGAAGTCAGGAATGTACGTGGTTCTTTGTACTTGAAGTACTGCGCTGACCACATCTGATGCTGACCGACATCTGTTGAAATAATTGCGTCACCTTTGGTGATTTCATAGAGTTTCTCTATAATATATGGTCCGGTAAGCTGGGAATGATCATAAGTCAGAGGATATTTTGCTTTCATCTCCTGAATATGTTCGATCCATTCCGGATGCTGTTCTTCCGGGATCATTTCAAGAAGTCTGCGAAGAACTTCTCTTACATCTCCGATTACTGACGCATCTACCAAAACATTCTTATTAATTTCGGCCGCATCCACATCAATCTGCAGGATCTTTGCCTGTTTCGCAAATGTCTTTGCATTTCCTGTAACACGGTCGCTGAAGCGTGCACCCAATACGATCAACAGGTCACACTGAGTTACACCAAGGTCGGAAGTCTTTGTTCCATGCATACCAAGCATTCCGGTATACAATGGATCTTCCCCTGAAAAAGCACCTTTTCCCATAAGACTGTCGCAAACCGGTGCCTGGATCTTATGTGCCAGCTCACTGATTTCTTTGGAAGCACCGGAAATAACAGAACCACCACCGACGAAAATATATGGTTTCTTTGCTTCTTCGATCATCTGTGCAGCAGTTTCAAGATCTTCCTTACGAATCGTTTCAACTTCACGATTGATCGTAGCCGGACGGCGTACGGAATATTCATAAGTAGCTGCTGTCACATCTTTTGTCACATCAACCAGTACCGGACCCGGACGTCCGCTCTTGGCAATGTAAAATGCCTTGCGGAGTGTGTCTGCCAGCATTGTGATGTCTTTTACAATAAAGCTGTGTTTTGTAATCGGCATAACGATTCCTGCAATATCTACTTCCTGGAAAGAATCTCTTCCAAGAAGTGGTTTGCCAACATTCGCCGTGATTGCCACAACCGGAACGGAATCCATATAAGCTGTAGCAATACCTGTAACCAGATTCGTAGCCCCAGGTCCTGAAGTTGCCAGGCATACCCCGACTTTTCCAGTAGCACGGGCATAACCGTCTGCCGCATGAGAAGCACCCTGTTCATGAGATGTCAGAATATGCTGAATCTCATCACTATGTTTATAGAGAGCATCATAAACGTTAAGGATTGCCCCACCCGGATAGCCAAAAACAGTATCTACCTTCTGTTCTTTCAGGCATTCAATGATGATCTCTGCACCTGTAAGC contains the following coding sequences:
- the ilvB gene encoding biosynthetic-type acetolactate synthase large subunit, whose product is MQLTGAEIIIECLKEQKVDTVFGYPGGAILNVYDALYKHSDEIQHILTSHEQGASHAADGYARATGKVGVCLATSGPGATNLVTGIATAYMDSVPVVAITANVGKPLLGRDSFQEVDIAGIVMPITKHSFIVKDITMLADTLRKAFYIAKSGRPGPVLVDVTKDVTAATYEYSVRRPATINREVETIRKEDLETAAQMIEEAKKPYIFVGGGSVISGASKEISELAHKIQAPVCDSLMGKGAFSGEDPLYTGMLGMHGTKTSDLGVTQCDLLIVLGARFSDRVTGNAKTFAKQAKILQIDVDAAEINKNVLVDASVIGDVREVLRRLLEMIPEEQHPEWIEHIQEMKAKYPLTYDHSQLTGPYIIEKLYEITKGDAIISTDVGQHQMWSAQYFKYKEPRTFLTSGGLGTMGYGLGAAIGAKMGRPDKTVVNIAGDGCFRMNMNEIATAVRCHKQLLQIVMNNHVLGMVRQWQTLFYDHRYSHTVLDDAVDFVKISEGMGAKAFRVTKMEEVEPAIRKALAMDEPVVLDCWIDQDLSVFPMVPAGASLNEVFDEEDMKNNEQSV